In the Moraxella osloensis genome, CGCAAATTCATCAATACCTTTCATGCCAGTTACCCATTTTTGCGCTGGGCGCTTGACCATGTTTTTCACAGCAATCACTTCACCCTGGTATCCATGGCGCGTATGCCCAACATTGGCTCCGACCATTTCCCCGTGCTCACTACTTTACAATATGAGCCTGAAGTCATGGATGAGCAGCCTGAACCTTTGCCAAGCATCGCCGATTATCAAGAGGCGAAAGAAACCATCAAAGAAGGGGTCAAAGAAGGCGAAAAACTATCGGAAGCTCAGACTGATAGCGCTAATGATGCTAGCAAATTATTGAAAGGCGCATGAGAAAGCAAGCAGCGGGCAAGGTAAAACTGCATGTAAGCATTTGCTTACAACAGATTCCGCCTTTTGCGGCTAGTAACCAACCGTGCAACAACCTACAATGAACTCATCAACACAAGGATGATACCAAGGAATGGTAGTGTTGAGACGCTCAGGATGAGTAATATCATGGAAAGCCAATAATAATAACATAGTTGACATGAAGTGCCCTAAAACCCAAGTCTATTGCCCTAAGACTTGGGTTTTATCTTTTTTGGTACTTATCAATTATAATCTAGCCTAATTTAGCATAGTCTAGCTACCTTGTTTTTTGCTTGTTTTGACTACTTACATGCAAATGCTGCAAGCCTTATGGCGGTATTTATTTTCACGGGCAGCAAATAGTCGCTGTCAATAGTCCTAGTCACCAAATAGTCGAAGTTTTTTAAAATAATCTTTGCTAAAATATCCGCACTTTTTAATCAAAGCTGACGGACAATGATGATGAACCAGTCTGAAATTCTTGAAGACTCACCTAAACAAGCCCCTAATAAATTTGCCCATCCCAACAATGATAGCCAATTTTTGATTGCTCCTTCGATTTTGTCGGCAGATTTTGCCCGTCTGGGCGAGGAAGTCGAAAAGGTTATTGCCGCAGGTGCAGATGTGGTGCATTTTGACGTGATGGACAATCATTATGTCCCAAATTTGACCTTTGGTAGCATGATTTGTCAGGCACTGCGTGATTATGGGATAACTGCCCCGATAGATGTGCATTTGATGGTGTCACCGGTTGATAGTATGATTGAGCAGTTCTTAAAGGCAGGCGCTAGCATCATTACCTTTCATCCAGAAGCCACGCAACATGTCGATCGCTCGTTACAGCTCATCAAAGATGGCGGCGCTGACTGTGGACTGGTGCTCAATCCTGCCACGCCGCTACACTATCTAGACTATGTGATGGATAAAGTTGACCAGATTTTATTGATGAGTGTCAACCCAGGGTTTGGTGGGCAAGCATTTATTGATGGTACCCTCAAAAAAATTGAAGCGGTGCGCGAAATGATTAGGCTATCGGGTCGCAATATTCGCCTTGAAGTCGATGGCGGTATCAAAGCCAGTAATATTGGTGCGGTTGCCGAAGCAGGGGCTGATATGTTCGTCGCAGGTTCAGCGATATTTAATCAACCTGATTATCGCCAAGCGATTGATGCGATGCGTGCCGAACTGGCATTGGTCAGTCGCTTGCCAGTTTAAGTGCTACACAAGCAATGATACACAAGGAAATTGGTATGGACGTTCAATCCCCGTCTTTGGTACCCAAAGGGCTGACAATTGGACTGGCAATATTTGCGGTGTTGCTAGGGTTGGCAGGTTTTGGGTTTAGGTTGATGTTTGGCGATAGTTTATCATCAATACTGCCCTCACTGGTGAGTACCATTGCGATTTTTTGGCTGGGTATTCCATTGGCTTTTGTCGTGGGCTCAAAGGTGTTAAATCGCTACTCGGGGCGTGCACCGATTCAACACCGCAATGCGTTAACCTTGGGTTTGTTATTTAGCTGTGTGGCGATGCTATGGATGATGGCGGCATATTCTTAGCAGTTCTTTCGGCGAGTCGGCACCCATCAAGACATTGACATTAACGCTAAAAATTGACGCTACACATAACATCAATCCCCAGTAATTATTTAGGAATTTATTGAATGGCATTGCCACATTATACTAAGCAAGAATTATCGATTTATCCCAGCAATCTTCCAAAAGGCTTAATCAACACACTGATAGTTGCCTGTTTGTTGTTAGGATTGGCGGCTTTACGTAGCAGCAAGGGAATGCAAGGCTGGCTCAATGTCATCGAAAATTGGGTGTTTATGCTATTGTGGATTCCGCTTGCCGTCACCCTTTGCGCATTACCTTTTAAGTTACGGGATGACAGTTTTGAGCTTAAATTGGCGTATTATCTCGGTATGTTTGTGGCATTCTTATTTGAAATTAATAAACTTCGCTATTGGCATACCATGTAAATATGACAATTTAGGGTAAGTAATAGCTAAAAGTTTTGCGCAATACTTTTTTTTGACCGATGAATTTTTAGGCTTACCCAAAACTAACATGCTTGAATTTTTAAACAGTTGCAATCATAGTAATGCTATATTTGCTTTTTCTTTTTATAGGCAGGCTATTATTGATAGACAAGCTGTTAGGGCGTATAGATGAATATTTTGCTTGGTATATTGTTGACTGTATTGATAAGCTTTTTGGTGTATCGATGGATAAGGCTGGCTTGGTATAAATTGCATGACATGGCAGGCATTGAGGTCGGTATGTCTCAATATTCCGTGCCGCCCACAGCATCACTGGCAAAATCAGAAACCATGCGCTTGGCGTACCAATCAAACCTGCCAATTCCCAATACCTTCGGTAGTGATAGCCGTTTTGACTTAATGCCACGTACTAGCAAAAAAGTACACGACAAAAAATGGTTTAAAGCAAAAACTCAACAACCGCGATTATCTTCACCTTCGATTTTGGGTATTGATGGCGCGTCAATTGAACGTATGCCAACAGCTGCCGTGATGCTGCTTGATACCATCCATGACAAACTCATTCGTTATCAGGCGTGGCAACGCGACCAAAGTCAGTCAGCCAATCAACCAGACCATCCGCAAACCCAATGGTTGACTGAAAATAAGTTTGTGGTCAACCGCTTGATTGAGCAGACGATTCCCGAAGCTGTACACCAGTATGACCAAATTGCCAAGTATCATCCCAGTCAGCTCAATCAAAAAATTCAGGGTGAGATGACCGCAGGCGAGATGCTAATTGAGGTATTGGTTCGGGTCAATCTGCAATTAGATGAATTGCTCAATGAGATGTTTCATGAAGTCAGCCAGCAATTTGCGTCAACTTACCGCTATGTCAAAAATCGCACGTAGTTGATGGCAAATTAACATAAAAAAAGCGTATCAATTTGATACGCTTTTTTTGTAAGTTGCTTTTTGTGTAAATTTTATAGCGGTTAGCTACTTCTTTTTTCTTTATCGCGGCGTAAGTGATGACCGCCGCGGCGCGCTTTCAGCGGTTTTTTCTCAAAGCGTTCTTGGCGGCGTTTGGCAATGCCGTAAAGCCCTGTGCCTTGGCGCGGGCGAATGTTGACAAGTCCTGCTAAGGTGTCAATCTCACGGCGATCTAGCTCAAGATAGCGACCCGTGCGAAGCTCCCTTGGGAGACTAACAGAGCCGTAACGGATACGCAGTAGTCGGCTTACTTTTAAGCCTTGCGATTCAAATAAGCGGCGTACTTCACGATTGCGACCTTCTTTGAGTTTGACTTGGTACCATTTATTGATACCTTCACCGCCTTTTTCAACGATGTCGTCAAACTGTGCCATACCATCTTCTAGCATGACGCCACGTTTGAGATTTAACATAATCTCAGGGGTGACTTCGCCCATCACACGCACCGCATATTCGCGTTCTATTTCATTCGATGGGTGCATCAGACGGTGAGCCAGTTCACCATCATTGGTAAATAGCAATAAACCCGTTGAGTTGATGTCCAACCGACCCACCATTACCCAGCGGTCATGGTTCAGAGGTGGCAGGCGCTCAAACACCGTAGGACGACCTTCTGGGTCATGGGCTGAGCAAATTTCGCCTTCTGGCTTGTAATACATCAAGATACGGCGGCGTTTTTCGTTTTCTGCGGTATAGCGTAGCAAACGTCCATCGACTCGGATTTCATCGCCTTGTCCGACACGGTCACCAATAGTAGCGACAGTCCCGTTAACACTGACGCGACCTTCGCGAATCACATCTTCCATTTGGCGGCGCGAACCTAAGCCTAGACGGGCAAGGGCTTTTTGCAGTTTTTCGTCTTTCATTCAATAATCCTTTAATAGGTAGCAACATTTCACAATGTTGTGCTAGCATGAAACTTCATACTTGTGCGTATTGTAGGACAAGCGATGGTTGAATGCTAGTATAAAGTCACGTGGCTAAATTTTAACCAGTATTTTAACCAAAAATTTAACATAAATAACGTCACATTGTAAAAATTATTTTACGTTATAATCATCGACATAAGTGAATCAATACAACTAAAAGGAATGATAACAATAAAAGGGCAAATAGCCAATTTCTCGCCGCAACAGGGTCAAGGTATCATCATGGCGGAGGACGGCAAAAATTACCCATTTACTAGCCAATAATGGCAACAAGCCACGGCACCGATGGTAGGACAACAAGTAGAATTTAGTGTCGATGCAGAGGGTTATGCGGTGGCAGTTGTCGGGGCTTATTTCTTTGGCGTTGATGATTCCCAATATCGCAGTCGGTGTTCGCCGTTTGCATGATGTTAATAAATCAGGTTGGTGGATGCTGATTGTCTTTATCATCCGTTGCCGTAAAACCACCGACTTTAGGCGGTGGATATAAGGCAACTTGTACACTATAACGCTTGCATAAATTTTGCTAAAATAATTTGCATGAAAACACTCAAGCTACGCATACGAGATAAACATACTGATAAACTCAACCGCCTAAGCGGTTTAGTGAATTTCGTATGGAACTATGTGAATGACTTGAGTTACAAGCATCTGCAAAAGACTGGTAAATTCTTTTCAGCTTATGATTTGAACGAATACACCAAAGGTAGCGGTGAACTGGTTGGCTTACACTCGCAAACCATTCAAGCCATCAACGAAACCCACGCCAAAGCTAGAAAACAATTCAAAAAAGCCAAACTATCATGGCGAACCAATAACCCAAAATCAAAACGTAAAAGCTTGGGTTGGCTACCGTTTAAAAAATCGGCTATTAAGCATATTGCCACGCACCAAACAGGCAAAAAGGGCTTAAAATCCACCTTACAACTATCTTTAGCCAAAGGGCAGAAACTAATCATCGACCTATGGGACAGCTACAACCTTAGCCTATATCAAATTAACACACTAGAAATCGTCCAAGACAGCCGTAACCGTTGGTATGCCTGTATTACCGTCAAACAATACCCTAAAACTACTTGCGGAATGGGTAGCGTTGGGATTGATTTAGGCTTAAAAGACAGTGCCACTACCTCAAGCGGTGACAAACTCACCATCAAGCAAACGCTCAAATATGCCAAAGATTTAGCCATTGCTCAACGAGCTAAAAACAAACAACGTGTCAAAGCGATTCATGCCAAAATCAAAAATACACGCCAAGACCTAATCCACAAATTTACCACCCAATTAGTCAAAGACAATGCCCTAATCGTGGTCGGTGATGTGAAAACCACCCAATTTAACAGTAAAAAAGGCAAACTAGCCAAATCGGTTTACGATGCAGGTTGGTTTGAACTCAAACGACAACTGACCTATAAGTGCGAGAACGCAGGTTGCCGTTTTGAAATCGTGAATGAGAGATACACGACCCAGCGATGTTCGTGTTGCGGTGAAATCACCGCCAATAGTCCGAAAGGTAGAAAATCGCTTGGAATAAGAGAATGGATATGTGCTTCGTGTGGCACATGGCATGATAGAGATATCAATGCCAGTAAGAACATTCTTGCGGTGGGGCTTCACCGTCTTGCAGAAGGAATCCCCGAACGATAGGGAGGGGAGGAAGTCAAATCTCAAGCTGTTGCACATCAGGCAGCTTTGGTAAATCTTGCAAGCTTTTAAGCCCAAAGGCGGCTAAAAACGCTGGGGTGGTATGCAGTAGTGCAGGACGTCCCAGCGTATCGCGAAAGCCTTGCTCAATAATCCAGCCTTTATCAAATAGTTGCCGTAAAATATTGCTCGATACAGTCACGCCACGAATTTGCTCAATATCGCCACGCGTCACTGGTTGTTTGTAAGCAATCACACTTAACGTTTCTAATAACGCTTGGCTTAAGGTTTCTTGACGCTGAGGAAAAACTTGCTGAATCAGTGGGCTAAAGTCATTGGCGATTTGCAATCGGTAGCCGCTCGCGGTATCCGCTAAGGTTAACGCGCCTTGCGATAGACGCTGCTGCAAGACCGTGAGCGCCATGCTCAGTTGGTTTGGGTTAATTGACAGCCAGTGACATAGCTGTTTGGCAGTAATCGGGGTTTCTGAGGCATGTAAAATCGCTTCGATAGATTTGCTATGCTGCTGGGCAAGCTGATGTTGTTGGTTAAAATCGGTCATGACGATGCCCATATCAAGGTTAGTTCGCTTACATCGGAAGCGTTGTCATCCTCTTGTGCGACAAATTTTAGCATCCGCTGTTTTGCTAATTCCAAAATGGCGACAAAACTCACCACCACACCCAGTTTGCCTTGTGACTTATCTAATATGTCGTGAAAAGTGCCTTGACCAAGACTTGCCAACATACGGCTAATACTTGCCATACGCTCTGCCAGTGGCACGATATCGGCTTTGACATGGTGCATTTGGTAATCGGGCTTTAGCTGCATTTTGATTAAGCTGTCGGCAAGCATGGTGGCAGGATAGGGTGCCATCTCTTTGGCCAATATATCAGGACTTGGCAAACTGGCGTATGCCAAAAATACATCGCGCTCAAGCCGCATTAACGCATCGATACGCTGACTGGCGTGTTTGATTTGGGCGTATTGTTCAAGTCTGTCAATCAGCTGCTTGGTGGGGTTTTTTTCATCCTCTGGCTGTTGCGGACTTGGTAGTAACAATTCACTTTTGATAGCAATTAAGGTACTTGCCATCAGCAAATAATCGCCTGCCAACTCAAAATGATTGTCATCGAGCTCATCAATATAAGTCAGGTACTGCTCGGTAATCGGCAAAATCGCTGTGGTGGTGATATCAAAGTTATTTTTTTTGACCAAGTACAACAAAAAATCCAGCGGACCTTCAAACTGCTCCAGCCAAATGGCAAAGGCTTCAGGCGGAATATAAAGGTCTTCGGGCAGACTTTGAACGGGCGTCTCAAAAATTCGAATGGCTAAATTGGTCATTTGTGATGTTGTTTTTTTAGGTTTTGAATATGCTGATGGCGAGTTTTGAGCGTATTATCAAGACGATTTTTAGCCAATAATTGGCAGATTTGCTGAACTTGTATGTCGCTGAGTTTTTGTTGGTCAAATGACAAAATATAATCTGTGAAATTTCCCAAGCGGCAGATATTGGCTGGAAAATTACTTTTTAATTCACATTCACCTGTGAATACAATAACTGAATGAAAAACGTCATTCGGTAAATCTAATAAATTCTCTAATGTTTTGATATGTTTATAATTTTGTCGTAACGGATTTTGGAAAAGATGTTTTTTGCCATAAATGTTTTGCGTCCATTTGGCATCTTTGACTTTACCATAAATCCACCCTTTATAGTTTTTAGTTTCAACCACGAAAATACCAAAACGCGACACATAAATATGGTCAATTTGCGTAGAACCCTCATCAGTTGCTAAAGTGACGTTTTGAAAATCATGGTAGCTATCATGTGGCAGCTTGCGATTAGCAGCTTTTTCAACCATTTTTTCGCCAAACCAACCTTTAAAAGTAGGCGATTTTAAAAAACTAATGATAAGAAAAAGAGGAATTAACCACCAAATTTGTTTTAATAATTCCCATAGCATTTTGTTATTAATCCTTTGATTGTTTAACTGCTAAAAACAATCCTGCCCCAATGGATAGGGTAGAGCACAGATAGTTGCTGTCCTGTTCAAAGGCTGACAAAAACGCTGCTACTTCATCGGCATGAGAAATGACATTATCGACAATCAGCATATCGCCAAAGGTCAGCAATCGCTTAAAGTCAGCCACATAGTCACCATAAAACCTGCGTTCTGCATCCAAGAAAATCACATCAAAATGGGCGGTCGACTGACGTAAAAAATCCTTCGCATCGACTTGTTGTAGCGTGATATTGTGGTCAAACTGCAAGGTACGCAGGTGATTGCGCGCGGTTAGTAATCGCCACTCATCGATATCAATCGATGTCAACGTGGCAGTATCCGCGGTATTGGCGCGATTGATTTGGGCTAACGCATAGCCTAGCCATAGCGTAGAATAGCCCGTTGATGTGCCGATTTCTAATATATTTTTAGCCCGCTTGCTGATAACCAGACTGGCAAGAAACTCGGCTGAATCAGGCTCAAGGTGGCGATGTCGGTTGAGACGGTTGGGCTGCGCATCGTCAAAGGCTTTATCGATTTGATAAAGCCTATCGGTGTAGGCTTTAAAGTGGGCAAATGACATGAGTGACTCGTTATTTTTTGAGTTTGGCAAGGGGCTTAATACCAATGGCTTTTCGTACTTTTTCTAGGCGTTTGCGCGCATCACGGCGGGCTTTTTCTGCGCCCATTTGTAGGATTTCTTCCAATTCTTTTGGATTCGCCATCAATTCATTGTAACGAGCTCGGAAAGGGGCAATTTCGCTGTTGATTTTTTCAAACAACACTTCTTTGGCATCCCCCCAACCGATACCTTGCTCAAAACGTTGACGCAGTAGTTGTTGTTCTTCTGTGCTAGCAAATGCACGATAAATCTCAAAAATCGTGGAGTCATCGGGGTTTTTGGGTTCTTCTGGCAATTGTGAATTGGTGACAATACGCATGATGGCTTTTCGCAGCGCTTTTTCACCATCTATTTGTGGCTGATTTGATGAAGGGTCGCCAAATAACGGAATGGTATTGCCATAGCTTTTTGACATTTTACGACCATCAAGCCCCGTCAGTAGCGGCGTGTCATCATCTACCATGGCTTCGGGCAATACAAAAATCGGTTTTTCTGGGTCACAATAGCGGAAGTTAAAAGTACCTGCGATATCACGTGCCATCTCGATATGCTGGATTTGGTCTTTCCCCACAGGCACATGGGTGGCATTGAACATCAAAATATCTGCCGCCATTAGCACAGGATAACTAAATAATCCCATCGAAATGCCAAAATCAGGGTCAGTGTCTGGCGTTTCACGGTTAGCATCTACGGCGGCTTTGTAGGCGTGCGCACGGTTCATCAAACCTTTAGCACAGTTACAGTTGAGTACCCAAGTTAGCTCTGGAATTTCGATAATATCCGACTGGCGGTAAAACACCACGCGATCAGGGTCGAGACCACACGCAAGCCACGTTGCAGCAATTGCCTTGGTGGATGCATGAATCGCCTCAGGGTCGTGGCATTTGATGAGTGCATGCAAATCCGCCAAGAAAAAATAAGCGTCGCTTTCTCCCGTACTGGCGCCTTGTATCGCCGATTGTATGGCTGGGCGAATGGCACCGACATAGTTGCCAAGATGGGGAATGCCACTGGTAGTAATACCAGTTAAAATGCGGCGCGGCGCGGCTGTTTTATCATTCATATTCAAAATTCCAAACAAAAGCAAAAAAAGTACAAAATAGGCAAAAAAATTGTCCGTTAGTATAGCGGTTTTTGACTACAAATTCATGCCAAAAATTGGCTGAGCCACATGAGCCACATGACTCGCATGAGCAAAATTAGCGGTAATAGCGGATACCAGTAGGCTGGGTTTTATAGCGCCGATGAAACCACATGTATTGGGTCGGGTCGATACGGATATAATTTTCTAATAGCTGATTGATGCGTTTGGCATCCGCTAATTCATCTTCGGTTGGGTAGTTGTCAATGACAGGCGAAAAGATAATGTGATAATGCGGTTTGCGACCCTTTGGCATCTCATCCGGGGTTTCCCGATAAAAATGCAACATCATCACGGCAGGCGGATTGGCTTTATTGCCCAGTTTTGCCATGCGACGTGGTGCAGTCAAAGTGGCAGCTGGCACCCCGAAAAAGTCTGCCATCACGCCTTGTTTAAGCCCAAAATCTTGGTCGGGGGTGATCCATATCACATGGTTGTCTTTGAGGTTTTTGGCAAAATGGCGCATATCGCGATGACTGATTTGGTCGTTATAAACCTTGGCGCGCGCGTTAAAAATAAACCAATCAAGCAGTGCATTGTTTTGCGGTCGATACACCACATCCAGTGGGGTAAACATGGTGGTCAGCCGTCCACCCAAATCGAGCAAAGTCGAATGGATACCGAGTAAAATCACCGCTTTACCTTGCGATTGGGCGTTTTTGACATGGTGCAGCCCAGATACAGTGACGCAGCGGGTAAATACATCAGGTCGATACCACGCGCACAGGCTTTCAAACACACCCACACCGGCATTGATAAAAATCTTCTCTGCCATCTCTAAACGCTCATCTTCACTGAGCTCTGGAAACGCCAATGACAGATTGGTCAAAGTATCGGCTCGGCGGCTCTTAATCAGTCCAAATAATAATTTTCCCAAAAAATGACCGATTTTAAATTGATAACGTAACGGCAAATAAATCAATGGCAAAATGAGCGCGACCCCAAGCCAAATCCCCCAATATTGCGGCAACAAAAACTGCCACTGAAAAGGCTTATGCGCTGTACGGTTATCTGATTGCAGTTTTTGCAACTCGCTCACCTTTGGCATGCCTTCAAGTGTTACGGTTGACTGATGCAGCAGATTGGCATCAACATTACTGGCACTATCATTACTGGCAGTATCAACCGAGGGCATTTTGGCTGCCGGGTCAAATATTTGAGGCTGATGATTTTGGGTCGGTTTCATAGGGTATGTTTCATAAAAAATACATAAAAAAATATATAAGAAAAGACATAAAAAATGCAAAAATAAATGCCGTAGCAGTGACTTGGATGATTAAGTTTGTAAAACTGGTCAAAAAATACGGGCTAAAATGTACAGGCTTTTAAGCTCATTGGGTCATTATACCAAACAACGACGCAGGCTAAAGCCAGTAAATTTGGTATATATTGGGTAACAGGCATTTATTCAATGACGACTAACCATCAATCCGTGTTACAATTTGCAAAATATTACAAAAAAGAAGCAATAATGCTTTAACGTAATTACATGTTGATTTAGTTCCATTTAACATACTTGCTTTTTAATATAGTTGCGTTTATCTCTACCCTAGGATGATCTTCATATAAAAAGGAGTTGACATGCAGACAAATTCCGCAATGACAAGTAACTCCCCCATGCTATCAAAGATAGTATGGTTACTTGTTGCAATTATTGGCGCAGTGGCATTAGGGACAATCGCCCTGCACCGCGGCGAAAGTATCAATGCAGTGTGGCTCGTCGCCGCTGCCGTGTGTTCGTATAGCATTGCTTATCGCTACTATAGTTTATTTATCGCCAAAAAAGTCTTTGAACTCAATCCGCGACGCGTGACACCCGCTCACCGCCTAAAAGATGGCTTAGATTATGTTCCTACCAATAAATACGTCTTATTTGGTCACCACTTTGCTGCGATTGCTGGGGCAGGTCCATTAGTCGGTCCTATCTTAGCGGCACAAATGGGTTATTTGCCTGGTACGCTATGGCTCATCATTGGTGTGGTATTCGCAGGTGCGGTACAAGATTTTACTGTGCTATTTTTGTCCACTCGCCGTGATGGTAAATCACTGGGTGAAATGGCAAAAGACGAGCTGGGTACTTTTACGGGTATTACGGTGATGCTCGGTGCACTCGGCGTGATGGTCATCATTCTTGCCGTACTGGCACTGGTAGTCGTCAAAGCATTGGCGCACAGTCCTTGGGGGCTATTTACCATCGCGGCAACGATTCCTATCGCGCTGCTAATGGGCGTCTATATGCGTTATTTGCGCCCAGGTAGAATCATGGAAGTATCTATCATCGGCTTTGTGTTGATGATGGCGGCGATTGTTTTTGGTGGCGATATTGCCAAAGACCCTGCGATGGCTGAATTGTTTACCCTGACAGGTACCCAGCTGACTTGGGCTTTGATGATTTATGGGGTGGTAGCCTCGGTATTGCCTGTGTGGCTGCTGCTTGCGCCGCGTGATTATTTATCAACTTTTTTAAAAATAGGGGTAATTGTAGGTTTGGCACTAGCGATTGTCTTTACCATGCCAGAGTTAAAAATGCCCGCGGTTACCAAATTTATCGATGGCACGGGTCCGGTATTTAAAGGCGGGTTATTTCCGTTCTTGTTTATTACCATTGCTTGTGGTGCTATCTCTGGTTTTCACGCATTGGTATCGAGTGGTACGACCCCAAAACTTGTGGACAATGAAGTAGATACTCGCGCCATTGGTTATGGTGCTATGCTCATGGAGTCGATGGTTGGTATCATGGCAATGATCTGTGCCACCATT is a window encoding:
- the rpe gene encoding ribulose-phosphate 3-epimerase; the encoded protein is MMMNQSEILEDSPKQAPNKFAHPNNDSQFLIAPSILSADFARLGEEVEKVIAAGADVVHFDVMDNHYVPNLTFGSMICQALRDYGITAPIDVHLMVSPVDSMIEQFLKAGASIITFHPEATQHVDRSLQLIKDGGADCGLVLNPATPLHYLDYVMDKVDQILLMSVNPGFGGQAFIDGTLKKIEAVREMIRLSGRNIRLEVDGGIKASNIGAVAEAGADMFVAGSAIFNQPDYRQAIDAMRAELALVSRLPV
- a CDS encoding nuclease-related domain-containing protein codes for the protein MVEKAANRKLPHDSYHDFQNVTLATDEGSTQIDHIYVSRFGIFVVETKNYKGWIYGKVKDAKWTQNIYGKKHLFQNPLRQNYKHIKTLENLLDLPNDVFHSVIVFTGECELKSNFPANICRLGNFTDYILSFDQQKLSDIQVQQICQLLAKNRLDNTLKTRHQHIQNLKKQHHK
- a CDS encoding RNA-guided endonuclease InsQ/TnpB family protein gives rise to the protein MKTLKLRIRDKHTDKLNRLSGLVNFVWNYVNDLSYKHLQKTGKFFSAYDLNEYTKGSGELVGLHSQTIQAINETHAKARKQFKKAKLSWRTNNPKSKRKSLGWLPFKKSAIKHIATHQTGKKGLKSTLQLSLAKGQKLIIDLWDSYNLSLYQINTLEIVQDSRNRWYACITVKQYPKTTCGMGSVGIDLGLKDSATTSSGDKLTIKQTLKYAKDLAIAQRAKNKQRVKAIHAKIKNTRQDLIHKFTTQLVKDNALIVVGDVKTTQFNSKKGKLAKSVYDAGWFELKRQLTYKCENAGCRFEIVNERYTTQRCSCCGEITANSPKGRKSLGIREWICASCGTWHDRDINASKNILAVGLHRLAEGIPER
- the scpB gene encoding SMC-Scp complex subunit ScpB translates to MTDFNQQHQLAQQHSKSIEAILHASETPITAKQLCHWLSINPNQLSMALTVLQQRLSQGALTLADTASGYRLQIANDFSPLIQQVFPQRQETLSQALLETLSVIAYKQPVTRGDIEQIRGVTVSSNILRQLFDKGWIIEQGFRDTLGRPALLHTTPAFLAAFGLKSLQDLPKLPDVQQLEI
- a CDS encoding DUF805 domain-containing protein, yielding MRWQLSGLISLALMIPNIAVGVRRLHDVNKSGWWMLIVFIIRCRKTTDFRRWI
- a CDS encoding O-methyltransferase, which codes for MSFAHFKAYTDRLYQIDKAFDDAQPNRLNRHRHLEPDSAEFLASLVISKRAKNILEIGTSTGYSTLWLGYALAQINRANTADTATLTSIDIDEWRLLTARNHLRTLQFDHNITLQQVDAKDFLRQSTAHFDVIFLDAERRFYGDYVADFKRLLTFGDMLIVDNVISHADEVAAFLSAFEQDSNYLCSTLSIGAGLFLAVKQSKD
- a CDS encoding segregation and condensation protein A, whose protein sequence is MTNLAIRIFETPVQSLPEDLYIPPEAFAIWLEQFEGPLDFLLYLVKKNNFDITTTAILPITEQYLTYIDELDDNHFELAGDYLLMASTLIAIKSELLLPSPQQPEDEKNPTKQLIDRLEQYAQIKHASQRIDALMRLERDVFLAYASLPSPDILAKEMAPYPATMLADSLIKMQLKPDYQMHHVKADIVPLAERMASISRMLASLGQGTFHDILDKSQGKLGVVVSFVAILELAKQRMLKFVAQEDDNASDVSELTLIWASS
- the rluB gene encoding 23S rRNA pseudouridine(2605) synthase RluB gives rise to the protein MKDEKLQKALARLGLGSRRQMEDVIREGRVSVNGTVATIGDRVGQGDEIRVDGRLLRYTAENEKRRRILMYYKPEGEICSAHDPEGRPTVFERLPPLNHDRWVMVGRLDINSTGLLLFTNDGELAHRLMHPSNEIEREYAVRVMGEVTPEIMLNLKRGVMLEDGMAQFDDIVEKGGEGINKWYQVKLKEGRNREVRRLFESQGLKVSRLLRIRYGSVSLPRELRTGRYLELDRREIDTLAGLVNIRPRQGTGLYGIAKRRQERFEKKPLKARRGGHHLRRDKEKRSS
- a CDS encoding lipid A biosynthesis acyltransferase, which produces MPKVSELQKLQSDNRTAHKPFQWQFLLPQYWGIWLGVALILPLIYLPLRYQFKIGHFLGKLLFGLIKSRRADTLTNLSLAFPELSEDERLEMAEKIFINAGVGVFESLCAWYRPDVFTRCVTVSGLHHVKNAQSQGKAVILLGIHSTLLDLGGRLTTMFTPLDVVYRPQNNALLDWFIFNARAKVYNDQISHRDMRHFAKNLKDNHVIWITPDQDFGLKQGVMADFFGVPAATLTAPRRMAKLGNKANPPAVMMLHFYRETPDEMPKGRKPHYHIIFSPVIDNYPTEDELADAKRINQLLENYIRIDPTQYMWFHRRYKTQPTGIRYYR
- the trpS gene encoding tryptophan--tRNA ligase; amino-acid sequence: MNDKTAAPRRILTGITTSGIPHLGNYVGAIRPAIQSAIQGASTGESDAYFFLADLHALIKCHDPEAIHASTKAIAATWLACGLDPDRVVFYRQSDIIEIPELTWVLNCNCAKGLMNRAHAYKAAVDANRETPDTDPDFGISMGLFSYPVLMAADILMFNATHVPVGKDQIQHIEMARDIAGTFNFRYCDPEKPIFVLPEAMVDDDTPLLTGLDGRKMSKSYGNTIPLFGDPSSNQPQIDGEKALRKAIMRIVTNSQLPEEPKNPDDSTIFEIYRAFASTEEQQLLRQRFEQGIGWGDAKEVLFEKINSEIAPFRARYNELMANPKELEEILQMGAEKARRDARKRLEKVRKAIGIKPLAKLKK